GAGCCAATACTCTGCGCCAAATCGCCGGAAATGCGGTGGCTTTTGGCATGACACATGCCGGCGCGATTCGTGCCGTGACCACCGTGCCTGCGGCGGTCTTTGGCATGCAGGGATACGGGCAGATTGAGGTGGGCGCCCGTGCGAATCTCGTCGTCTGGAGCGGGGATCCGCTAGAACTGAAGACCTCGGTCAGGCATATTGTTGTCGGTGGGTTCGAGGTCGAAAATCGCTCTCGCCAAACCGACCTGCTTGAAAAATATCGAAACCTCGATAGGCGCGCCGCACCTGCCAAAGCGCCTGCACAATTTGAAACACCTTCTGCGGAACCGACACGAGGAGAAGGTCCGCGCGGAGCGTTTTCGGTAGAATAATTTTATCTAAACCTGGGAGTCGAAATGTCAGCAAAAACTATCGGTCTGAGCGAAGAACTTCACGCCTATCTTGTGAGCGTTGGCTTACGCGAAACAGACGTGCAACGCGAATTGCGCAAGGTTACCGCCGAACACCCGAAGTCGAATATGCAGATTTCGCCGGAACAAGGCGCCTTCATGCAGTCGCTCATTCGTCTCTCTGGCGCGAAACGTTGTTTGGAAATCGGCACGTTCACGGGCTACTCGGCCCTGAGTATGGCACAGGCTCTGCCGGCCGAAGGCCAGGTTGTATGCTGTGATATCTCAGAGGAGTTTGTGGCTGTGGGCCGACCTTTTTGGAAAAAGGCTGGCGTAGATTCGATGATTCACGTCCACATCGGCCCAGCCCTCGACACCCTAAACTCACTAGAAGGGCCTTTCGACCTGGCCTTTATCGATGCGGACAAAGAAAACTACCGCGCCTATTACGAAGCATGTCTGGAGTTGGTCCGGCCAGGTGGGCTCATTCTGATCGATAACACCCTCTGGAGTGGTCAAGTTGCTCATCCCGAGTACGACGATCCGGAAACCACTGCAATTCGTGAACTGAACGCGTTCATCCATTCCGATCCCCGCGTATTTCCTACGCTTGTGCCTATCGGAGATGGTCTGACTTTGGCCGTCAAATCTCCGGGCATCTAAATTTCCTGAACAAAATTCGCAACACTTTTCATTTTTGGCCGAAAACAAGAAGGAGGTTTCTTCTTCGAGGTCATTATGGTTTCAAAAGAACATGCGAAACTAGAATTGTTGGTGGACGCAAACATATCCGTGATCCTGAGGTGGTTAGGCATCGAAGGACGAG
This Microvenator marinus DNA region includes the following protein-coding sequences:
- a CDS encoding O-methyltransferase, whose amino-acid sequence is MSAKTIGLSEELHAYLVSVGLRETDVQRELRKVTAEHPKSNMQISPEQGAFMQSLIRLSGAKRCLEIGTFTGYSALSMAQALPAEGQVVCCDISEEFVAVGRPFWKKAGVDSMIHVHIGPALDTLNSLEGPFDLAFIDADKENYRAYYEACLELVRPGGLILIDNTLWSGQVAHPEYDDPETTAIRELNAFIHSDPRVFPTLVPIGDGLTLAVKSPGI